In a single window of the Candidatus Omnitrophota bacterium genome:
- a CDS encoding PH domain-containing protein has protein sequence MTPAIPETDEKIYRINRPCSRLFWLYLFRSLGALIAFPVVLAPLVCKYISLRYHFDKEGVGASWGVFFRRQVFLTYARIQDIHVTRGLIERWLGLGTVDIQTASGSAAAELSIVGMEEFDEIRNFLYTRMRGARGEAQGEEKSAAPPSEALPLLLEIRDELRALRRELGEKRDADV, from the coding sequence ATGACGCCTGCCATTCCCGAAACGGATGAAAAAATATATCGGATCAACCGTCCATGCTCCCGATTGTTTTGGCTTTATTTATTCCGCAGCCTGGGCGCGTTGATTGCTTTTCCCGTCGTCTTAGCTCCTTTAGTATGTAAATACATCTCCCTGCGCTATCACTTCGACAAGGAAGGCGTGGGCGCTTCCTGGGGCGTCTTTTTCCGTCGCCAGGTTTTTCTCACCTATGCCCGCATCCAGGACATCCACGTTACCCGCGGCCTGATCGAACGGTGGCTGGGACTTGGGACGGTGGACATCCAAACGGCGTCGGGCAGCGCTGCGGCGGAACTCTCCATCGTGGGTATGGAGGAATTCGACGAGATACGCAATTTCCTTTACACCCGCATGAGAGGCGCGCGCGGCGAAGCGCAAGGCGAGGAAAAATCCGCCGCGCCGCCATCCGAAGCATTGCCGCTGCTGCTGGAAATCCGCGACGAGTTGCGCGCCTTGCGCCGGGAACTGGGCGAAAAGAGAGACGCCGATGTATGA